One Piscinibacter lacus genomic window, CCGCCCTGGGCGGAAAGCCCCGGCGGGCCAGGGCATCGCCCATCGACGGGCCAAGCAAAAGGGACCGCCGCAGCGGTCCCTCGGGGGCAGATCGGTCGGCCACGGCAGGCAGCCGCCGGGGCCGGGCTCAGCCTCAGTTCTTGACGTAGCCCAGGGTCAGGCACTGGCCGCTGTAGGCCCAGGTCAGGCGCTCGCCGGCAACCGTCGGCGTCAGGGTGCAGGTCTCGGTGGCCTGGATGCCCTTGGCGTCATTCGGCGTGGCGACCAAGGCGGCGGTGTTCTCGGTGATGGCCACGCTGTTGACGATGCCCGAGGCCGAGGTGAAGCCCGAGGGGATGCCGGCCTCGCCGAGCACGTCGCAGTCGGCGAGCGCGCCTTCGGTCTGGAAGCACTCGGTCACGCCGAGCTTGTAGGGCTCCATGGCGGCGATGACTTCGCTGTAGGCGGCGCGCTTGATGTAGTTCTGGTAAGCCGGCAAGGCAACGGCGGCCAGGATGCCGATGATCGCGACGACGATCATCAGCTCGATGAGGGTGAAGCCCTTCTGGGCACGGCGGGCAAGGCGGCGGCGGGTGTTCATGGCAGGACTCCGGTCGGGCGGGTTGGGCAGGGTGGGCGGAAAGGACGCTCCGGGGGGCGGAGCGTCCACCGGTGTCCTCTTCTCCGCAGACGCCGTGCCTGACAGGAAATGTCAGACCCGGCCGGCCCGCGCGTGGCGGATGCCACGCTGGCCCGGACCAGCCCGGCCGCGGGTGCCGACCGCCGCCGGGCCGGGCTGACACAAAACGTCAGCCCGCCGACGCGCCCGGTCAGTAATCGGTCTCGGCCAGGGGGTCGTGGGCCTCCAGCTCGTAGCTGGCGGCCAGCATGGCCAGGCGGCCGATCACGCCGTACATGTAGAAGCGGTTGGGCGCGCTGGCGCCCGGCTTCTCGCCGGGGCGCGGCAGGTGGTGGCTTTCGGCGAAGGCCAAGGGCACGAACTGCGCACCGGGGGCGTTCAGGTTCTCGTCGATGCCGCGGTCGGCATGCACGCGGTAGAAGCCACCCACCACATAGCGGTCCATCATGTAGACGACCGGCTCGGCGACCGCATCGTTCATGCGCTCGTAGGTCGGCACGCCTTCCTGGATGATGACCTCGTTGACCTCCTGGCCGTCCTTGATGACGCTCATCTTGTTCTTGGTGCGGCGGTTCAGCTCGGCCAGCTCCTTGGCATCGCGCACGATCATGATGCCCATGCCATAGGTGCCGTTGTCGGCCTTGACGACGACGAAGGGCTTCTCCTGGATGCCGTATTCCTTGTACTTGCGGCGCACCTTGCCGATCAGGGTGTCGACATGGGTCTGCAGGCAGTCCTGGCCCTCGCCGGACTGGAAGTCCAGCTTGCCGCAGCGGCCGAACATCGGGTTGATCAGCCAGGGGTCCATGCCCAGCAGCTTGGCGAACTTCTTGGCGACCTCTTCATAGGCGTCGAAGTGCTGGCTCTTGCGCCGCACCGCCCAGCCCGCATGCAGCGGCGGCAGCAGGTACTGCTCATGCAGGTTTTCCAGCACGGCGGGAATGCCGGCGGTGAGGTCGTTGTTCAGCAGGATGGTGCAGGGGTCGAAGTCCTTGAGCCCCAGGCGGCGCTTGCCGCGGATCAGCGGCTCGACACACAGCTCGCCGCCGTCGGGCAGGGCCAGGGTGGTCGGCGCGATGACGGTCGGGTCCAGCGAGCCCAGCCGCACATTCAGCCCGGCCTGCGTGAAGATCTGCACCAGACGCTGGACATTGGTCAGGTAGAAGCTGTTGCGGGTGTGGTTCTCGGGGATCAGCAGCAGGTTCTTGGCCTCGGGGCAGATCTTCTCGATCGCGGCCATCGCGGCCTGCACGGCCAGGGGCAGCATCTGCGGCGTCAGGTTGTTCCAGCCGCCGGGGAAGAGGTTGGTGTCGACCGGGGCCAGCTTGAAGCCGGCATTACGCACATCGACCGAGGTGTAGAAGGGCGGCGTGTGCTCCATCCATTCGAGGCGGAACCAGCGCTCGATCGCCGGCATGGATTCCAGGATGCGCTGCTCCAGCTCGTTGATCGGGCCGTTGAGCGCGGTGATGAGGTGCGGAACCATGGTGGGCGGGCCCGGGAGGGCGTCAGGAGAAGCTGAAATTCTAGGCAGCCGCCGCAACGGCCCTGCCAGGGGCAAGGGCAGGCGGGGCGAACGAAGCAACAGCCCATGTCAGCACATGCGGGTGCAAGGCCCAAAAGACAAGGGGCTGCCCGAAGGCAGCCCCTTGTCGGGAGCTGACGCCGACGGTTCCGGCCCGCGGGGCCGGAATCGCCTAGTCGATCACTTGTTGTAGGCCGTCTCGCCGTGCGAGCTGATGTCGAGGCCTTCGCGCTCTTCCTCTTCGCTCACCCGCAGGCCGACGATCAGGTCAACCAGCTTGAAGGCGATGAAGGAGACGACACCCGAGATCACGATGGTGTAGAGCACACCCTCGGCCTGGATCATCAACTGCGCGCCGATGCCCGGGAAGCCACCGCAGGTGTTGGCCACGTAGTCGCAGATGCCGGTGCCGCCGAGGTCCGGCGAGGCGAACACGCCGGTCAGCAGCGCGCCGACGATGCCGCCGACACCGTGGACGCCGAAGACATCCAGCGAATCGTCCGCACCCAGCAGCTTCTTCAGGCCGCTCACGCCCCACAGGCAGACCACGCCGGCGATCAGGCCGATGATCAGCGCACCGCCAACCCCAACGAAACCGCAGGCCGGGGTGATGGCGACCAGGCCGGCCACCGCACCCGAGGCACCGCCGAGCATCGAGGCCTTGCCCTTCATCAGCGCTTCACCGGCGATCCAGCTCAGCGTCGCCGCGGCCGTCGCGACCACGGTGTTGATGAAGGCCAGCGCCGAGATGCCGTTGGCTTCCAGGTTGGAACCGGCGTTGAAGCCGAACCAGCCCACCCACAGCAGCGAGGCACCGACCATGGTCAGCGTCAGACTGTGCGGCGCCATCGATTCCTTGCCGTAGCCGATGCGCTTGCCCACCACATAGGCGCCGACGAGGCCCGCCACCGCCGCATTGATGTGCACGACGGTACCACCCGCGAAGTCCAGCGCGCCCTTGGCCCACAGCGCACCCGCGTTGGCGGTCACGGTCGCCAGCGTGTCGGCGTCGGTGATCGCGTCTGGGCCGTCCCAGTACCAGACCATGTGCGCCACCGGCAGGTAGCTGAAGGTGAACCACAGCACCGAGAACAGCAGCACGGCCGAGAACTTGATGCGCTCGGCGAAGGCGCCAATGATCAGCGCGGTCGTGATCGCGGCGAAGGTGCCCTGGAAGGCGACGAAGGTCAGCTCGGGGATGTAGACGCCCTTGCTGAAGGTCGCACCCAGCGATTCAGGCGTCACACCGGCCAGCAGCACCTTCGACAGGCTGCCGAAGTAGGGCGTGCCCGCAGTGAAGGCCACCGAGTAGCCGTAGACCACCCACAGCACCGAGATGAGGGCAAAGATCACCATCACCTGCATCAGCACCGACAGCATGTTCTTGCTGCGCACCAAGCCGCCGTAGAACAGGGCCAGGCCGGGCAGGGTCATCAGGATGACGAGGACCGTGGCCATCGTCATGAAGGCGGTGTCGCCCTTGTTCGGCACGGGGGCCGGGGCCGCCGCGGGTTCGGCCGCAGCGGCTTCGGCCACCGCTTCCACGACGGCCGAGGCCGCCTCGACGACCGCCGGGGCGGACGCCGCGTCCTGGGCATGGCCCACCCCGGCAAAGCCGAGGAGCGCCATTCCCAAGGCACACAGAGCAATCAGTTTGCGCATGGTTGTCTTCTTCCTGGGTTCTTGGGCAGGGCGCGCTTACAGCGCATCCTTGCCGGTTTCGCCGGTGCGGATGCGCACGACCTGTTCAAGGGACGACACGAAGATCTTCCCGTCGCCGATCTTGCCGGTCCGGGCCGATGTCTCGATCGCCTCGATCACGCGGTCGACGATCGCATCGTCCACGGCCGCTTCGATCTTGACCTTGGGCAGGAAGTCCACGACGTATTCCGCACCGCGGTAGAGCTCGGTGTGGCCCTTCTGGCGGCCGAAGCCCTTGACTTCGGTCACCGTGATGCCCTGCACGCCGATGGCGCTGAGGGCTTCACGCACTTCATCAAGCTTGAAGGGCTTGACGACGGCGGTCACCATCTTCATGTCGGTCTCCTCAAGAAAGACAAGACTCAGAAAGTCTTGGACAGCGAAAGGACCGCGGTGCTGCCGCTGATCTTGGTGCCGCCCACGCCCGCGTAGTCACGGTTGGTGTCGATGTAGGCCAGGCCGGCGACGAAGCCGTTGGGCAGCGCGTAGGTCACGCCCAGCTTCCAGTCGACGTAGCTCGAGGTGACGGTGCCGTCGATCTCGGCCAGCTTGGCTGCGCCCTTGAGCTTCTGGTAGCCGATGTGGCCGCTCAGGCCCCAGCCGCCGCCCAGGTCGTAGGCGGTCGAGAGGTCGAGGTAGTAGGAACCACCGGCATTGCCGCCACCGACGTTGTCTTCGGCGCTGAAGAAGTCGCCCAGCGGGTAGTACAACTTGGCGCTGACGATGCTGTAGCTGGCGCCGAAGTAGACCTCGGTGTTCTTGACCTTCTCGGCGAGGCTGCGGTCGCTGTTCGGGTACATGTAGTGCAGCAGGCCGATGTCATACGAGATGTCGCCGACCGCGCCCTTGTAGCCGCCGTAGAAGTCCAGCTCGAGGTTGGCGCCACCGAAGAACTCGCTGTCGATGTTCGAGTTCCAGTTGCCCAGGTAGAAGCCCGAGCTGTGGCCCACGTCGAAACCGCCCTGGAAGGCCGGCTTCTTGTCGGTCTGCGAAATGCCGCGGAACCGGTAGTCGGTGAACAGACCCGCGTTGCCGGTGACCGTCCAGTCAGACTTGGCCTCAGCTTGGGCACCGAAGGAGGTGGCGGCCAGGACAGCAGCCAGGGCGATGGCATTCAGTTTCATGCGAGTGGGCTCCGTTGATTGGTTCGTAGGTTCAGCAGCGAACTGCCTTGTGCCTGTCTGCACGAGCCGTGCCAGCGCCCAGCTCCCGCGTGGCAAGGCGCACGGGGGGCTGCAGGGCGTCCGGGGCGCCCCAAGGGCGGGCCGAGTCGCGCGGGCGTCCGGCTTACGCACCAGCACAGTGCACGCAGCCCACCCGCGAGCGGGATCGCAGACCCCGCGTCGGGCCGCGCACCATGGCGACCATGCAGCTCGCCACCATCCACAGCCGCGCCCTGGACGGACTCCAGGCGCCGGACGTCACCGTGGAAGTGCATCTGGCCAACGGCCTGCCGGCCTTCACCCTGGTCGGCCTGGCCGACACCGAAGTCAAGGAGGCCCGCGAGCGGGTTCGCGCCGCGCTGCTGACCAGCGGCCTTAGCTTCCCGTCCAACCAGCGCGTCACGGTCAACCTGGCGCCGGCCGACCTGCCCAAGGAAGGCGGCCGCTTCGACCTGCCGATCGCCCTGGGCGTGCTGGCGGCCAGCGGCCAGATCGATCCGGCCGCGCTGCAGGGCTGGGCCTGCGCGGGCGAGCTTTCGCTGGCCGGCGAGCTGCGGCCGGTGCGCGGCGCACTCGCCCTGGCCCTGGCGCTGCGCCGCGAGGGCAGCGCCCAGGGCCTGATCCTGCCGCGCCGCAGCGCCGAGGAGGCGGCACGCGTGCCGGGGCTGCGCGTCTGCGCGGCCGATCATCTGCTGGATGTCGTCCGCGCCTGCCTGCCCGGCGACGCCGCGCAGGCCCTGCCACGCGCCCTGGCCCCCGAGCGGGCCGCCGCCGGCCCCGGCCCCGAGTTGCGCGATGTGAAGGGCCAGACCGCCGCCAAGCGCGCGCTGGAAATCGCCGCGGCCGGCGGCCACAGCCTGCTGCTGGTCGGCCCGCCGGGCAGCGGCAAGTCCATGCTGGCCCAGCGCCTGCCGGGCCTGCTGCCGCCGCTGGACGAGTCCGCCGCGCTCGAATCGGCTGCCGTGCTGAGCCTGGCCGGCCTCTTCGTGCCCGAACGCTTCGGCGAGCGCGTGCTGCGTGCGCCCCACCACGGCGCCAGCGCGGCGGCCCTGGTCGGCGGCGGCGCGCCGCCGCGGCCGGGCGAGATCTCGCTGGCCCATGAGGGCCTGCTCTTCCTCGACGAGCTGCCGGAATTTCCCCGCCCCGCGCTGGAGGCGCTGCGCGAGCCGCTGGAGACCGGCCAGATCGCGATCGCCCGCGCGCTGCGGCGCGTGCAGTTTCCGGCGCGGTTTCAGTTGATCGCGGCCATGAACCCCTGCCCCTGCGGCCTGGCCGGCGACCGCCGCGGCCTGTGCCACTGCACGCCCGAGGCGGTGGCCCGCTACCAGGGCCGGCTCAGCGGCCCGCTGTTGGACCGGCTGGATCTTCAGGTGGAGGTGCCGGCCCTGCCGCCCGAAACCCTGCTGGCCGCTCCGGCCGGCGAATCCAGCGCGCAAGTGGCCGAACGGGTGGCCGCTGCCCAGGCCCGGCAAAAGGCGCGGCAGGGCCTGCTGAACAGCCGGCTGGAGGCCGCGGCGCTGGAATCGGCCTGCGCGAGCCGGCCGGCCGCCGTGGATGCCCTGTTGAAGCAGGCCGGCAGCCGGCTGGGCTGGTCCGCCCGCAGCCACCACCGCGTGCTGCGGGTGGCGCTGACGATTGCCGACCTGGCCGGCCGCGAGGCCCTGCAGCCCGGCGACGTGGCCGAGGCCATCCAGTTGCGCCGCGTGCTGGGGCCGGGCGGCTGAGCGCGCTTGGCGCGGCGGGCACTCAGCGCCCGCTCAAATGCCCGGTCGGTGCCAGGTCGGTCCCCGTTCAGCGCCGGACCAGCCGGCCGTCGCGGATCTCCAGCACATCGCCGATCGTCCAGTCCGGCTCGGTGGCCTGCTCGAAGCTGCGGCTGCCGCCCTCGGGCAGGCGCACCTCGGTGATCCAGACGACTTTCTTCTTCAGGTGCTTCTCCAGCTCGCGGCCGGCATAGCCGCCCGCCACGGCGCCGCCGACCGTCGCCACCGAACGGCCGCTGCCCCCGCCGACCTGATTGCCGAGCAAGCCGCCGACCACCGCGCCGCCGATCGCGCCCAGGGCGCTGGCCTCGCCCTTGCGCTGCTCGCTGCGGACCTCGATCACCCGCGCGCAGTCGCTGCACAGCGCAGGCGCAGCAGGCGGCGTGGCGGCGGCCGGCACGGCAGCTTCAGGCGCCGGACGGGCCGTCGCAGGCGGGGGCGCTTCCGCCCGGGCCACCTTGGCCGGCGCGGGGCGCGGCGCGGCGGCCTTCTCGACCGGCGCGGGCTTGCGCTCGGTGGCCGCAGGCGCCGGGCTTGCGGGGGCCGGCTCGAAGACCTCCACCGTCGGCCGCGCGGCCGGCGCGGCTTCGGCCAGGACAGCCGGTGCGGCGGCCACGGCCGGCGGATCGTCCGCCGCAATCACGGCACGCAAGCCAAGGGCCGCTGCGACGATCAGGCCGCCGCTGACCAGGCCGATGACAAGGCTGCTGCGGTGCATGCGCGGCACCACCGCGCCAGGGGTTTCGGTCAGGGGGGAAGACATGCGTGCTCCAGATCGGACAGGCCAAGGTTTGCCCGAGAACGACGGGCAGTCGTCGGACCGCTCCGGACACCATCCGGTTCCAGCCCAGGGTCTGCACCCCGGTCCTTCAACGCCTCAGACCGCCTGCCGGTGGACAGGCGGCATCGCTCAGAAGCGCTGATACAGCCCGAGGTAGAGCACGTGGTTGACCGAATTCTCACGCGGAGCGAGGTTGTCAATCCACTGGTTCAAGTATCCGAACTCGACGCGACGCGTGCTGACCGGCGACCACATCGCACCAACCAGCAAGCGGTTCTGCGCGAGATGCTGCGGCCCGGCCCAAGCAGGATCGTTGAGGTTGACGAAGACTTCATTGCTGAAGAGCGCATGCCAGCCCGGCTGCTGCGGCAGCGCCTGGGTTAGGCGCGCTTGTAAGCGAATGCGATGCGAAATTTCAGATTGCGTGGACAAGTCCCGCTGCTCCAGCCGCGCCCGCAAAGTCCAGTTCAACCCGCCTGCCGACCTGCCGACGTAGCTCAGTTGCTGCCACGGCCGACGTTCGATCACGTCCCCTGCCGCGGTGCGAATGTCGGCGTGAAGGTAGCCGGCTGCAACGCTCCACCGATCACTCAGCGCGTAGCTGACATACGGACGATAGAGCGTTTGATCGAACCGCTCACCGCCATCGAGCACGCGGGGTTGTACCTCCAGCCCCAGCCGGGTGCGCTCACCCACGGACACCTCGACGATGCCTTGCAACCACATCCGCGTGTCTTCGGAAGTGGCTTGCGCCGGCAAGGCAAAGCCCAGAGGAAGAAGCAGCGCGGCGCGCTGGAAGACTGAACGGAGGTGCATGGCGGTGATGGAAACGGGGTCAAGGCAAGTAGGGTCAGCCATCGAGCGAGGATCAGCTCGCCCCCCCGCGCTGGGGCGGCGAGCTCAAGCCCTGAGCCTCCCCCTTGGCTGCGGGCCGGGTGGGCTTGTTGGTCTCATGCTCGAGCTGCGGATCACGCGTGGCCTTCGGCGCGGCCGCCGCTGGCGAATCAGCACGGGATGCCGGCTTGCTGGGGCACTGCCCGACGTAGATGGAACTGCTGTCACCGCCCAGGTAAGCCCATCCTGAAGCGGTGCAACGCGGCAACTGACCCGCGTAACTTGGCAGAACCGTCACGCCCAGCAAGGCGATCACAGCAAGTGCGGCAACCGAGGCGGGGCGCCGCAGGCTGACGGAAACGAATCGGCTCATGAGGACTCCTTCTGTGCGCTGGAAACTCAGCACGGTGACTTTGCACAGCCGCTGTGAAGCGGCCGCGCGGAGCACATGAAGCGCAAATGAACGCCGGGTGAAATGCAGGGCGGTCCCTTCACCCGCCATTCACGCCGGGTTCACACGATGCAGTGCCTGAGGTTCACCCCCGGACTCGACAGTCTCCTCACCGCAGCACGTCGCTGCGGACCCACCGAAGGAATGTCATGTCCACCCCGTCGATCCGCCGCTTCGCCCTCTCCGCCGCCTGCATCCTGGCCCTGGCGGGCCAAGCCGCGGTCGCCGCACCGCCCGCCGTCTCCGGTAAGCCCGGCCCCCAGCCCGGCGGTGGTTACCTGCACGCCGATGGCTTCCTGAGCAAGGGCGACATGCTCATCTACGTCGGTACGCCCCGCGCCGCCGAAGCCCCGGCCCAAGCCGCCGCCACCCCGGCCCCGCAGCCCGCGTCGGCCCAGGCGGACCGCATCGCGGTGAGTGAGCGCAGCAAGGCCCCGGCTTCCAACAGCAAGGGCCTCAAGCTCGGCCCGCAGCCGGGTGGCGGCTACCTGCATGCCGACGGCTTCCTGAGCAAGGGCGACATGCTGATCTACGTCGGCGTGCCCAGCGAAGCCCGCCAAGCCCCGGCGCAGTTCGCCGGTGAGGGTGCGCAAGGCCAGGAGCCCTCGGCCACGCAGACCCGCTGAATGCTCCGGGCCGGGGGAGTCGCTCCACCCCGGCCCGATCTCCTCGTCCCCTGTGTCCCTCTCGGGAACTTCGCCCAGCCCTTGTGCTGGGCTTTTTTCTTGAGGCGGTAGCGATCCATACTCGGTCGACGCACTTTGCCAGGCTCAGGGCGCGCAGCCGAGTCAATCCATCGCGAGCAGTCAGCGCCTTGAGCAAGCTTCTGATTCCAAAAGGATGGAGCCAGGGCGAGTGCAGCAAGTGTTCCCCTTCGGTTCAGGATCAAGCCGTGCAAAGGGTCGCATCAGTTCGCGGCCGTCGCGACTCACTCCAGCGCCAGTCCCAGGCTCATCGACCGAGCCCACTTTGGAGCCGAGATTTCGTCAAGAGCTTGAGCTCGCCGACCTGGCGGTATGGCGTGCAGGTTGCCGGCCGGACCGAGCGCAAGATAAGTCGGGCCATCTCTGTTACCGAGACAGCCCATGCATCTCGATTCGCTACAGCGACCGGCTGCCCAAGGACGGTATCCATCCGCCCTTGGGCAGCCTCGGCGACAGGGTCTACAACGCACTGGCTGAGATGACTAAGACCCTTGACGAAGCCAAATCGATCCGCCGGCGACCGCCCACGAGGATCAAGGAATCGCTCAAATTGGCCACCCGGTCATCGACGTCCAGTTGAAATCCAACGCTCGCGGTTGAACCCCACCGGACGTGTGCAGCCCGCAGCATTCGGGGATGCACACCATCGTCAGCTCGCCGAGGCGATCACTACAGCTTGGTGCACACCAAGCGATTGAAAAGAGTTTCGCTGCGGCTCGATTTATGAGTGTAAAAATCTCCTCGGGACCATCAATCATCCAAGGAATGATCTCAATCTTCTTTTGCCCCCCGAGGTCTGAACGACCCGGAGGGCAGTGCAGATTTACTTGGCCGGTTGGAAGGGCAGCGAGGAATGGTGCAGCACGATGCGAAGCTGGCCCTTGTCGTCCTTCTTGAAGGCCCAAGTCTTGTCGACGGTGGTGACCTTGCCGGACTTATCGGTGAGCATCACATGACCCTGGGTCAGCGCAATATCACCGTTGATGAACACGCCTGCATTCTTGTACTCGTACTTCTTCCAGCCCTTGAGCGCAAAACCGCTGTCGCCAGGGTAGGTCTTATCGTCGCCCACGAAATAGGCCAGCGCGCCAGCACGGGTCGTGCGGAAGGTTTGTTCACCGTGGGTCAGGGTGGGCTTGAAGAGCACCACGCCCATGTTGTACCCGTAAGCCGCATCAAGGACTGCACCGGCGGTTGCCTTCGCTTTGGACAAACCACCCGAGGCAAAGTCGTCACTGATCTGGATCAAGGCCTTGCCCCAGGCGTCCTGGGCAGCACGGACTTCGGCTTCGGTGATGTTGGTATTGACGACAGTGGCCTGGAAAGCCAGTGCGGCGCCCGACAGGCCCAGCAGGGCCGAGCCGAGCAAACCGCGACGAAACGTGAACATCAGGGGCTTTGCGTGTTTCATGAGATTCTCGTGTCAGGAGGTTGCTTGAGCGCTCCACACGGCCTGAATCGTCAGGACGCGTCGAACACGTGTGCGAGTCTCTCGGTTGCACCAGCGCCCGGGCAGGCACAGCCCATGAACGTTCGCCGCGCCTTGAATGAACACGAGATGACAAGCCCGACCCGAGCTGCCGTCGCGCTGGCCTCCCTCTCGTTCCCAGACGATGGACGGTATCGCCCGAAGCTGTGACGCAGGCTTCTTGATGAAACAACGATGAAAAATCACGGCTGCTGGCGCACTTAACAGCCTGGAAAGCTGCTGTTCATGTGCGCGTGACGGCAGGTTCAGCAGCGAGCAGCACGATGGTGAGGGGTACTTTTGCCCTCCCAACCTTCACCGTCATGAAGAAGCTTCTCGTGTGCGCCGCATTGAGCGGAATGGGGTCCGCAGGCCTTGCTACGGCGCTCGAACTCTATGTCGATCCCAAGACCCAGCAGGTCTATGCCGAGCCCGGCGAAGGCCGGGTTCGGCTCGGTCGCTTCACCGCCGTCGATGAAGCAGCCCCCGCGCCCGCAGCGGTCGCGCCCACAGCCGAGGCCGTTCGCTCGGTGGTCGCGGCTGAGGTGCGCGACCAAATGGCCCAGCAGAAGCTGGCTGAGCAAAAAGAGGCCGCTTCCAAGCCAGCGCCCTTCAGCGTGCGGGGCTATGCCCAGTTGCGCTACGCCGACGTCATCAGCGGCGACGAAGGTGTGGATCTGTGGACCGACCGATCGGTCGGTGACCGCGACTCAATCAACGGCAGCGGCAGCTTCCTGATTCGGCGGGGCCGACTGGTGTTCTCGGGCGACCTGGGCCAGTACTTCAGCTACTACATCCAACCCGACTTTGCCTCAGCCGCGGGCACCACGGACAACGTTCTCCAGTTACGAGACGCCTACTTTGACGTGGCCTTGGACCGGGCCAAGGTCCATCGCTTCCGTCTGGGCCAGTCCAAGGTGCCTTTCGGCTTCGAAAACCTGCAAAGCAGCCAGAACCGCATTCCGCTGGATCGCGCCGACGCACTCAACAGTGGCGTGCGTGACGAGCGTGATTTGGGTGTCTTCTATTACTACACCCCGAGCACGGTTCAGGCCTTGTTCAAGGAAATTGCGGGCGCGGGCCTGAAGCACTCGGGCAACTACGGCATGTTCGGTCTGGGTGTCTACAACGGTCAGGGCTCCAATCGCCGGGATGCCAACGACAGTTACCACACGGTTGCCCGCTTCACCTACCCGATGAAACTTGACTCCGGTCAGTTCCTGGAATTCGGCGTGCAGGGTTACCGCGGCCGCTTCGTGCCCAACCGCGGCAGCTTCCGCAACAGCGCCACGGGCGGCGCCGTGACGGTGGCCAACCCGGCCGACGACCTTCGTCTGCTCCAGGGTTTCCGCGATGAGCGGGTGGCTCTGAGTGCGGTGATGTATCCCCAGCCCTTCGGCCTGCAGGCGGAATGGACTTGGGGACGCACGCCCGGCCTGGATGCCAGCACCCGTTTGCTCGACGAAGAAGATCTCGATGGGGGCTATGTGCAAGCCATGATGAAGGTGGATGCGGGCCGCTACGGCACGATCTTTCCCTTCCTTCGCTGGCAAACATTTGACGGCTTCAACAAGGCCGAACTGAACGCGCCGCGCAACCGGGTGGATGACTGGGAGCTGGGGGTTGAGTGGCAAATCAACAAGCAAGTTGAGTTGACTGCCGTGTATCACTTGATGGACCGCAACAACCTGGTGACGGGCAACCGCGCAGGTCGCGTGGATTACACCCGCTTCAACAGCGATGTGCTGCGGGTGCAGGTTCAGGCGAGCTTCTGAATCGACTCACGCCGGCGGATGATGGAAAGGGCCGCCCGCTCATGCAGCGGGCGGCTCCAATCGATATCCCAGTCCACGCTGAGTCTGGATCAGCGGCACCTCGCGGCCTTCATCAATCTTCGCCCGCAGGCGTCGGATGTAGACGTCGACGACATTGGTCAGCGGATCTTGGTGACTGCCCCAGACATTGGCGAGGATACGCTCACGGCTGAACAGGCGCCCTGGCGCGGACATGAGCAGTTCCAGCAAAGCCAGCTCCTTGGCGGTCAATGCGACCACCTGACCCGCGCGGGTCACTTTCATCGACGTGCGGTCCAATACCAGATCAGCCACTTCCAACCGGGTCGCAAGCTGCGACTGAAGTTGGATGGGGCGTCGCAACAAAGCCTCCAGCCGCGCCAGCAGTTCCTCAAAGGCAAAGGGTTTGCCGAGGTAATCGTCGGCCCCGAGACGCAGGCCGGTCACCCGATCCTCCAGTGCGGACATTGCCGTCAACATCAGGATGGGAAAGGGAAAGCCACTGGCACGAAGTGTCTGGCAAACCTCAAGGCCGCTCATGCCGGGAAGCATGACATCAAGGATCAGGACAAAAGGCTCAGGCGACTGGCGTAAGTCCCGCGCGGCATCCTGGGCCAGGGCCAGGCCTTCATTGCCCTGGCGGGCGACCTGTACGGCGTAACCCTCGGCGCGCAAGC contains:
- a CDS encoding pilin, which codes for MNTRRRLARRAQKGFTLIELMIVVAIIGILAAVALPAYQNYIKRAAYSEVIAAMEPYKLGVTECFQTEGALADCDVLGEAGIPSGFTSASGIVNSVAITENTAALVATPNDAKGIQATETCTLTPTVAGERLTWAYSGQCLTLGYVKN
- the gshA gene encoding glutamate--cysteine ligase, encoding MVPHLITALNGPINELEQRILESMPAIERWFRLEWMEHTPPFYTSVDVRNAGFKLAPVDTNLFPGGWNNLTPQMLPLAVQAAMAAIEKICPEAKNLLLIPENHTRNSFYLTNVQRLVQIFTQAGLNVRLGSLDPTVIAPTTLALPDGGELCVEPLIRGKRRLGLKDFDPCTILLNNDLTAGIPAVLENLHEQYLLPPLHAGWAVRRKSQHFDAYEEVAKKFAKLLGMDPWLINPMFGRCGKLDFQSGEGQDCLQTHVDTLIGKVRRKYKEYGIQEKPFVVVKADNGTYGMGIMIVRDAKELAELNRRTKNKMSVIKDGQEVNEVIIQEGVPTYERMNDAVAEPVVYMMDRYVVGGFYRVHADRGIDENLNAPGAQFVPLAFAESHHLPRPGEKPGASAPNRFYMYGVIGRLAMLAASYELEAHDPLAETDY
- a CDS encoding ammonium transporter gives rise to the protein MRKLIALCALGMALLGFAGVGHAQDAASAPAVVEAASAVVEAVAEAAAAEPAAAPAPVPNKGDTAFMTMATVLVILMTLPGLALFYGGLVRSKNMLSVLMQVMVIFALISVLWVVYGYSVAFTAGTPYFGSLSKVLLAGVTPESLGATFSKGVYIPELTFVAFQGTFAAITTALIIGAFAERIKFSAVLLFSVLWFTFSYLPVAHMVWYWDGPDAITDADTLATVTANAGALWAKGALDFAGGTVVHINAAVAGLVGAYVVGKRIGYGKESMAPHSLTLTMVGASLLWVGWFGFNAGSNLEANGISALAFINTVVATAAATLSWIAGEALMKGKASMLGGASGAVAGLVAITPACGFVGVGGALIIGLIAGVVCLWGVSGLKKLLGADDSLDVFGVHGVGGIVGALLTGVFASPDLGGTGICDYVANTCGGFPGIGAQLMIQAEGVLYTIVISGVVSFIAFKLVDLIVGLRVSEEEEREGLDISSHGETAYNK
- a CDS encoding P-II family nitrogen regulator — translated: MKMVTAVVKPFKLDEVREALSAIGVQGITVTEVKGFGRQKGHTELYRGAEYVVDFLPKVKIEAAVDDAIVDRVIEAIETSARTGKIGDGKIFVSSLEQVVRIRTGETGKDAL
- a CDS encoding TorF family putative porin yields the protein MKLNAIALAAVLAATSFGAQAEAKSDWTVTGNAGLFTDYRFRGISQTDKKPAFQGGFDVGHSSGFYLGNWNSNIDSEFFGGANLELDFYGGYKGAVGDISYDIGLLHYMYPNSDRSLAEKVKNTEVYFGASYSIVSAKLYYPLGDFFSAEDNVGGGNAGGSYYLDLSTAYDLGGGWGLSGHIGYQKLKGAAKLAEIDGTVTSSYVDWKLGVTYALPNGFVAGLAYIDTNRDYAGVGGTKISGSTAVLSLSKTF
- a CDS encoding YifB family Mg chelatase-like AAA ATPase, producing the protein MQLATIHSRALDGLQAPDVTVEVHLANGLPAFTLVGLADTEVKEARERVRAALLTSGLSFPSNQRVTVNLAPADLPKEGGRFDLPIALGVLAASGQIDPAALQGWACAGELSLAGELRPVRGALALALALRREGSAQGLILPRRSAEEAARVPGLRVCAADHLLDVVRACLPGDAAQALPRALAPERAAAGPGPELRDVKGQTAAKRALEIAAAGGHSLLLVGPPGSGKSMLAQRLPGLLPPLDESAALESAAVLSLAGLFVPERFGERVLRAPHHGASAAALVGGGAPPRPGEISLAHEGLLFLDELPEFPRPALEALREPLETGQIAIARALRRVQFPARFQLIAAMNPCPCGLAGDRRGLCHCTPEAVARYQGRLSGPLLDRLDLQVEVPALPPETLLAAPAGESSAQVAERVAAAQARQKARQGLLNSRLEAAALESACASRPAAVDALLKQAGSRLGWSARSHHRVLRVALTIADLAGREALQPGDVAEAIQLRRVLGPGG
- a CDS encoding glycine zipper 2TM domain-containing protein, producing the protein MSSPLTETPGAVVPRMHRSSLVIGLVSGGLIVAAALGLRAVIAADDPPAVAAAPAVLAEAAPAARPTVEVFEPAPASPAPAATERKPAPVEKAAAPRPAPAKVARAEAPPPATARPAPEAAVPAAATPPAAPALCSDCARVIEVRSEQRKGEASALGAIGGAVVGGLLGNQVGGGSGRSVATVGGAVAGGYAGRELEKHLKKKVVWITEVRLPEGGSRSFEQATEPDWTIGDVLEIRDGRLVRR